Below is a genomic region from Ruania alba.
GCACCTATGTGCTGTTCTCGGTGCCGTTCGAACTCATCGCCGCACTCACCGTGGCGATGGTGCTCAACCGTGGCATGCGGGGCCTGAGCGTCTACCGCGCGATCTACTACGTGCCGAGCCTGCTCGGCGGCAGCGTGGCGATCGCCATCCTGTGGCGGCAGATCTTCGGTAGCGACGGCCTGGTGAACCAGGTGCTTGCCGTCTTCGGGTACGAGGGGTCGGGGTGGATCTCCTCACCCGACACGGCACTGGGCACTCTGATCATCCTGCGCATCTGGCAGTTCGGTGCACCGATGGTGATCTTCCTGGCCGGGCTGCGGCAGATCCCCGCGGATCTGCTCGAGGCGGCGGAGATCGACGGTGCCGGGAAGGTGCGACGCTTCTTCGCGATCACATTGCCGCTGCTCACGCCGATCGTCTTCTTCAACCTGGTGCTGCAGATCATCGGTGCTTTCCAGGCGTTCACCCCGGCGTTCATCATCTCCGGCGGCACCGGTGGGCCGAGCGACTCGACCCTGTTCTACACGCTGTACCTCTACCAGCGGGCCTTCGGCAGCTTCGAGATGGGATACGCCGCCGCCATGGCGTGGGTGCTGCTGCTCATCATCGCGGCGTTCACCGCGGCGAACTTCCTGATGAGCCGGCGCTGGGTCTTCTACTCCGATTCGGGGGCACGATGAGCACCATCACTTCCCGCGACGCGGGTGGCCGGACCGCACTGTCCCGGACCGCCGGCCATCTCGCCATCGCGGCGGTCGGGCTGTTGATGTTCTACCCGCTGTTGTGGATGCTCTCCAGCTCGTTCAAACCGGTCTCGGAGATCTTCGGTTCCGGTTCACTGGTCCCGGCGAGCTTCACCTGGACGAACTACGCCGAGGGCTGGACCGGCCCTGGGCTCCCGTTCTCCCGCTACCTGGTGAACTCGCTGATCGTGTGCACCCTCACCGTCATCGGGAATGTGCTGAGCTGTTCGTTGGCCGCGTTCGCTTTCGCCCGGATGCAGTTCCTCGGCCGGAAGGTCTTCTTCGCGACCATGCTGGCCACGGTGATGCTGCCCCAGCACGTCACATTGATCGCTCAGTACGCCATCTTCCGTGACCTCGGCTGGCTGGACACCTACCTCCCGCTGGTGGTGCCGAAGTTCCTGGCCACGGAGGCCTTCTTCATCTTCCTCATGGTCCAGTTCATCCGCGGCATCCCCAGAGAGCTCGATGAGGCTGCCCGTCTGGACGGATGCTCGGTGTTCGGCATCTATCGCAGGATCGTGCTGCCGTTGCTCAACCCGGCGCTGGTGACCACGGCGATCTTCTCCTTCATCTGGGCCTACAACGACTTCCTCGCTCCGTTGATCTACCTCTCCTCCCCGGAGAAGCTCACCGTGCCGCTTGCGCTGCGCACCTTCCTGGACTCATCCGGGCAGTCGGCGTGGGGGCAGCTGTTCGCGATGAGTATCGTCACGTTGATCCCCGTGGTGGTGGCCTTCGTGGTGTTCCAGAAGCGCATCGTCGAGGGCGTCTCGACCACCGGTCTGAAGTGAACCGGTAGCGTGACGGACGTGGTTCAGGACCGGAAGGCGGGGCGTCCCCGTCTCACTGACGTTGCCGAGATCGCCGGCGTGTCGATGAAGACGGTCTCGAACGTGATCAACGGGTACCAGCACGTGGCGCCACGCACCCGCGAACGCGTGCTGGCAGCCGTGGAGGAGGTGGGTTACCGCCCGAACCTCTCCGC
It encodes:
- a CDS encoding carbohydrate ABC transporter permease, which produces MTAAPGLRSRFRASLPAYAFLSPWLIGLFGLTLGPMLLTLYYSFTNYSLLAPPEWLGLDNYARMAEDSRYLDSLVVTGTYVLFSVPFELIAALTVAMVLNRGMRGLSVYRAIYYVPSLLGGSVAIAILWRQIFGSDGLVNQVLAVFGYEGSGWISSPDTALGTLIILRIWQFGAPMVIFLAGLRQIPADLLEAAEIDGAGKVRRFFAITLPLLTPIVFFNLVLQIIGAFQAFTPAFIISGGTGGPSDSTLFYTLYLYQRAFGSFEMGYAAAMAWVLLLIIAAFTAANFLMSRRWVFYSDSGAR
- a CDS encoding carbohydrate ABC transporter permease, with product MSTITSRDAGGRTALSRTAGHLAIAAVGLLMFYPLLWMLSSSFKPVSEIFGSGSLVPASFTWTNYAEGWTGPGLPFSRYLVNSLIVCTLTVIGNVLSCSLAAFAFARMQFLGRKVFFATMLATVMLPQHVTLIAQYAIFRDLGWLDTYLPLVVPKFLATEAFFIFLMVQFIRGIPRELDEAARLDGCSVFGIYRRIVLPLLNPALVTTAIFSFIWAYNDFLAPLIYLSSPEKLTVPLALRTFLDSSGQSAWGQLFAMSIVTLIPVVVAFVVFQKRIVEGVSTTGLK